A region from the Manihot esculenta cultivar AM560-2 chromosome 13, M.esculenta_v8, whole genome shotgun sequence genome encodes:
- the LOC110629122 gene encoding uncharacterized protein LOC110629122, which yields MSLHQPHAPPLPPPQHPLLPPAAQPKQLLKPSLPLYKQHSWSPDIYRDEAWLRRKGNCKNRRSKSVTDEDLDELKACIELGFGFDSPEVDQRLSDTLPALGLYYAVNKQYYDTVSKSVTANTTSSSSTASDCETPSPLGSPHTFFSPGDNPQTVKTRLRQWAQVVACSVRQCSSSS from the exons ATGTCTCTCCACCAGCCTCACGCGCCACCACTTCCGCCACCACAGCACCCGCTTCTACCTCCAGCTGCACAACCGAAGCAGCTGCTGAAGCCATCGCTGCCGCTTTATAAGCAGCATTCTTGGTCACCGGATATTTATCGAGATGAGGCTTGGCTTAGGCGGAAAGGAAACTGCAAGAATCGGAGAAGCAAGAGCGTTACCGATGAAGATCTCGATGAGCTTAAGGCTTGCATCGAATTAGGTTTCGGTTTTGACTCACCTGAGGTGGATCAACGGTTATCTGATACTTTACCCGCCCTGGGACTATATTACGCTGTTAACAAGCAATATTACGATACCGTTTCCAAGTCAGTCACGGCAAATACGACGTCGTCTTCGTCCACGGCGTCCGACTGTGAGACGCCGTCTCCATTGGGAAGCCCCCATACATTCTTCAGTCCAG GTGATAATCCACAGACGGTGAAGACGAGGCTAAGGCAGTGGGCGCAGGTGGTTGCTTGTTCGGTGAGGCAATGTTCGAGTTCAAGCTAG